Proteins from a genomic interval of Scophthalmus maximus strain ysfricsl-2021 chromosome 22, ASM2237912v1, whole genome shotgun sequence:
- the LOC118291615 gene encoding sodium/hydrogen exchanger 3 isoform X2, whose amino-acid sequence MAATWRFALFLSLLLIVSCGPSPASEEAGAAEHGGDHGDTSSSNSATGHEKVSGHDKTGDTGPHTTGDTGNNTSGDSGHGGGPITTLPIVTWKWHHVSTPYLVALWILVSWLCKIIIEANHHVTSVIPESGLLICFGFILGGMIWGADKLQTFKLTPTVFFLFLLPQVILDAGYAMPNKLFFSNLGAILVYAIIGTCWNAASLGLSLWGCHKGGAMGDLDIGLLQYLLFGSLIAAVDPVAVIAVFEQVHVNEVLFIMVFGESLLNDGVTVVLFNVFDAFVSLGGSQIDAVEIIKGIVSFFVVAFGGSLLGFVFGLLISLLTRYTKNIQIIEPGFVFVLGYLSYLTAEMLSLSAILSVLFCGICCQKYINANMDEKSVTTVRYVMKVLANGSETIIFVFLGISAIDKSIWVWNTGFILLTLLFIFVYRIIGVFFLTWILNKFRLVPIGFIDQVIMSYGGLRGAVAYGLAVMLDDSKIKEKNLMISTTLIVVYFTVILQGITMKPLVTWLKVKRAKVSELTLIEKVQNKVFDHLLVAIEDISGQIGHNNMRDKWKNFEDKWMTWLLMKPSARKNRDHVFNVFHQLNLKDAMSYVAEGERRGSLEFIRNDTAYVDFKKKLGDEFSEVMPDIMADMSDDRGAGTDMRRDPVPSVSLDMHDQTMKGMRETEGINTHHLLQQHLYKGRKQHRHRYSRSHFNVNEDENEVQEIFQRTMRTRLESFKSAKMGVAPPKTISKHSKREQQQKMPNGKSLDKSKSHSGDEDFEFSEGDSASGYDAPGTSIPMRVTYRAGAGIENPAFMPDMDPMAPMQIPPWLAEAELDSSMVAPSQRAQVRLPWTPSNLRRLAPLRISTRSTDSFMLADTPARQQRGNDDLPPPPPPPPPPPSDRDGGHM is encoded by the exons ATGGCAGCCACCTGGAGATTTGCTCTATTTCTGTCCTTACTGCTGATAGTGTCCTGTGGCCCGAGCCCGGCCAGCGAGGAGGCAGGCGCTGCGGAGCACGGTGGCGATCATGGGGACACCTCAAGCTCAAACTCGGCCACGGGGCATGAGAAGGTCTCAGGCCATGACAAGACCGGAGACACTGGTCCCCACACGACCGGAGACACTGGTAATAACACAAGCGGAGACAGTGGTCACGGAGGAGGGCCCATCACCACCCTGCCTATTGTGACCTGGAAGTGGCACCATGTCTCCACCCCGTACCTGGTGGCCCTGTGGATCCTGGTCAGCTGGCTCTGCAAAATCA TCATCGAGGCCAACCACCATGTGACCAGTGTGATCCCAGAGAGCGGCCTGCTCATCTGCTTTGGCTTCATCCTGGGCGGGATGATTTGGGGCGCAGACAAGCTGCAGACGTTCAAACTGACCCCAACGGTGTTCTTCTTATTCCTGCTGCCTCAAGTCATCCTGGACGCGGGCTACGCCATGCCCAACAAGCTCTTCTTCAGCAACCTGGGGGCCATCCTAGTCTACGCCATCATCGGGACCTGCTGGAACGCCGCCAGCTTGGGGCTGTCGCTGTGGGGGTGTCACAAGGGAGGGGCCATGG GTGACCTGGACATCGGCCTGCTGCAGTATCTCCTGTTCGGCAGTCTGATCGCTGCCGTGGACCCCGTGGCCGTCATCGCCGTGTTTGAGCAAGTCCACGTCAACGAGGTCCTCTTCATCATGGTGTTTGGAGAGTCGCTGCTCAACGACGGCGTGACAGTG GTCCTCTTCAATGTATTTGATGCATTTGTGTCACTGGGAGGATCCCAAATTGATGCTGTGGAGATTATTAAAGGAATAG tgtccTTCTTCGTGGTGGCGTTTGGCGGCTCCCTCTTGGGCTTTGTGTTTGGCCTGCTGATCTCTCTTCTGACCAGATACACTAAAAACATCCAGATCATTGAGCCGGGCTTCGTCTTCGTGTTGGGATACCTCTCCTACCTGACTGCTGAGATGCTCTCGCTGTCTGCCATCCTCTC GGTCCTCTTCTGTGGAATATGCTGCCAGAAGTACATCAACGCAAACATGGACGAGAAGTCCGTCACCACAGTTAGATACGTCATGAAGGTTCTGGCCAATGGGTCGGAAACCATCATCTTCGTCTTCCTCGGCATCTCGGCCATAGACAAGTCAATCTGGGTGTGGAACACGggcttcatcctcctcacactcctcttcatctttgtgTATAGAATAATTG GTGTCTTTTTCCTCACCTGGATCCTGAACAAGTTCAGGCTGGTCCCCATAGGGTTCATAGACCAGGTGATCATGAGCTACGGTGGCCTGCGAGGGGCCGTTGCATATGGCCTGGCTGTGATGCTGGACGACAGCAAGATAAAGGAGAAGAACCTGATGATCAGCACCACTCTCATCGTAGTGTACTTCACCGTCATTCTTCAG GGGATAACCATGAAACCTCTGGTCACTTGGCTAAAAGTAAAGAGAGCCAAAGTATCGGAGCTCACACTCATAGAAAAAGTACAGAACAAG GTGTTTGATCACTTGCTTGTTGCCATAGAAGACATATCTGGACAAATCGGACACAACAACATGAGGGACAA GTGGAAGAATTTTGAGGACAAGTGGATGACGTGGCTTCTGATGAAGCCGTCGGCGAGGAAGAACCGCGACCACGTCTTCAACGTCTTCCATCAGCTCAACCTCAAGGATGCTATGAGCTACGTGGCTGAG GGCGAGCGCAGGGGATCTCTGGAGTTCATCCGCAATGACACGGCATACGTCGACTTCAAGAAAAAGTTGGGCGACGAATTCTCGGAGGTGATGCCTGACATCATGGCTGACATGTCGGACGACCGCGGCGCCGGTACCGACATGAG AAGAGACCCCGTGCCGTCAGTGAGCCTGGATATGCACGACCAGACCATGAAGGGGATGAGGGAAACCGAGGGCATCAACACTCACCACCTGCTGCAACAGCATCTGTACAAGGGCAGGAAACAG CACCGGCACAGGTACAGCCGGAGCCACTTCAACGTCAACGAGGACGAGAACGAGGTGCAGGAGATCTTCCAGAGGACCATGAGGACTCGCCTGGAGTCCTTTAAGTCTGCAAAGATGGGCGTCGCTCCACCAAAAACAATTAGCAAGCACTCCAAGAGAGAACAGCAGCAAAAG ATGCCAAATGGAAAATCACTGGACAAAAGTAAAAGCCATTCTGGAGATGAAG ATTTTGAGTTCTCAGAGGGAGACAGTGCCTCTGGCTACGATGCACCAGGCACTTCAATCCCCATGAGGGTCACCTACAGAGCAGGAG CCGGAATTGAGAACCCAGCCTTCATGCCGGACATGGACCCCATGGCTCCGATGCAGATCCCTCCGTGGCTGGCAGAGGCCGAGCTCGACAGCAGCATGGTCGCTCCTTCGCAG
- the LOC118291615 gene encoding sodium/hydrogen exchanger 3 isoform X1, whose protein sequence is MAATWRFALFLSLLLIVSCGPSPASEEAGAAEHGGDHGDTSSSNSATGHEKVSGHDKTGDTGPHTTGDTGNNTSGDSGHGGGPITTLPIVTWKWHHVSTPYLVALWILVSWLCKIIIEANHHVTSVIPESGLLICFGFILGGMIWGADKLQTFKLTPTVFFLFLLPQVILDAGYAMPNKLFFSNLGAILVYAIIGTCWNAASLGLSLWGCHKGGAMGDLDIGLLQYLLFGSLIAAVDPVAVIAVFEQVHVNEVLFIMVFGESLLNDGVTVVLFNVFDAFVSLGGSQIDAVEIIKGIVSFFVVAFGGSLLGFVFGLLISLLTRYTKNIQIIEPGFVFVLGYLSYLTAEMLSLSAILSVLFCGICCQKYINANMDEKSVTTVRYVMKVLANGSETIIFVFLGISAIDKSIWVWNTGFILLTLLFIFVYRIIGVFFLTWILNKFRLVPIGFIDQVIMSYGGLRGAVAYGLAVMLDDSKIKEKNLMISTTLIVVYFTVILQGITMKPLVTWLKVKRAKVSELTLIEKVQNKVFDHLLVAIEDISGQIGHNNMRDKWKNFEDKWMTWLLMKPSARKNRDHVFNVFHQLNLKDAMSYVAEGERRGSLEFIRNDTAYVDFKKKLGDEFSEVMPDIMADMSDDRGAGTDMRRRDPVPSVSLDMHDQTMKGMRETEGINTHHLLQQHLYKGRKQHRHRYSRSHFNVNEDENEVQEIFQRTMRTRLESFKSAKMGVAPPKTISKHSKREQQQKMPNGKSLDKSKSHSGDEDFEFSEGDSASGYDAPGTSIPMRVTYRAGAGIENPAFMPDMDPMAPMQIPPWLAEAELDSSMVAPSQRAQVRLPWTPSNLRRLAPLRISTRSTDSFMLADTPARQQRGNDDLPPPPPPPPPPPSDRDGGHM, encoded by the exons ATGGCAGCCACCTGGAGATTTGCTCTATTTCTGTCCTTACTGCTGATAGTGTCCTGTGGCCCGAGCCCGGCCAGCGAGGAGGCAGGCGCTGCGGAGCACGGTGGCGATCATGGGGACACCTCAAGCTCAAACTCGGCCACGGGGCATGAGAAGGTCTCAGGCCATGACAAGACCGGAGACACTGGTCCCCACACGACCGGAGACACTGGTAATAACACAAGCGGAGACAGTGGTCACGGAGGAGGGCCCATCACCACCCTGCCTATTGTGACCTGGAAGTGGCACCATGTCTCCACCCCGTACCTGGTGGCCCTGTGGATCCTGGTCAGCTGGCTCTGCAAAATCA TCATCGAGGCCAACCACCATGTGACCAGTGTGATCCCAGAGAGCGGCCTGCTCATCTGCTTTGGCTTCATCCTGGGCGGGATGATTTGGGGCGCAGACAAGCTGCAGACGTTCAAACTGACCCCAACGGTGTTCTTCTTATTCCTGCTGCCTCAAGTCATCCTGGACGCGGGCTACGCCATGCCCAACAAGCTCTTCTTCAGCAACCTGGGGGCCATCCTAGTCTACGCCATCATCGGGACCTGCTGGAACGCCGCCAGCTTGGGGCTGTCGCTGTGGGGGTGTCACAAGGGAGGGGCCATGG GTGACCTGGACATCGGCCTGCTGCAGTATCTCCTGTTCGGCAGTCTGATCGCTGCCGTGGACCCCGTGGCCGTCATCGCCGTGTTTGAGCAAGTCCACGTCAACGAGGTCCTCTTCATCATGGTGTTTGGAGAGTCGCTGCTCAACGACGGCGTGACAGTG GTCCTCTTCAATGTATTTGATGCATTTGTGTCACTGGGAGGATCCCAAATTGATGCTGTGGAGATTATTAAAGGAATAG tgtccTTCTTCGTGGTGGCGTTTGGCGGCTCCCTCTTGGGCTTTGTGTTTGGCCTGCTGATCTCTCTTCTGACCAGATACACTAAAAACATCCAGATCATTGAGCCGGGCTTCGTCTTCGTGTTGGGATACCTCTCCTACCTGACTGCTGAGATGCTCTCGCTGTCTGCCATCCTCTC GGTCCTCTTCTGTGGAATATGCTGCCAGAAGTACATCAACGCAAACATGGACGAGAAGTCCGTCACCACAGTTAGATACGTCATGAAGGTTCTGGCCAATGGGTCGGAAACCATCATCTTCGTCTTCCTCGGCATCTCGGCCATAGACAAGTCAATCTGGGTGTGGAACACGggcttcatcctcctcacactcctcttcatctttgtgTATAGAATAATTG GTGTCTTTTTCCTCACCTGGATCCTGAACAAGTTCAGGCTGGTCCCCATAGGGTTCATAGACCAGGTGATCATGAGCTACGGTGGCCTGCGAGGGGCCGTTGCATATGGCCTGGCTGTGATGCTGGACGACAGCAAGATAAAGGAGAAGAACCTGATGATCAGCACCACTCTCATCGTAGTGTACTTCACCGTCATTCTTCAG GGGATAACCATGAAACCTCTGGTCACTTGGCTAAAAGTAAAGAGAGCCAAAGTATCGGAGCTCACACTCATAGAAAAAGTACAGAACAAG GTGTTTGATCACTTGCTTGTTGCCATAGAAGACATATCTGGACAAATCGGACACAACAACATGAGGGACAA GTGGAAGAATTTTGAGGACAAGTGGATGACGTGGCTTCTGATGAAGCCGTCGGCGAGGAAGAACCGCGACCACGTCTTCAACGTCTTCCATCAGCTCAACCTCAAGGATGCTATGAGCTACGTGGCTGAG GGCGAGCGCAGGGGATCTCTGGAGTTCATCCGCAATGACACGGCATACGTCGACTTCAAGAAAAAGTTGGGCGACGAATTCTCGGAGGTGATGCCTGACATCATGGCTGACATGTCGGACGACCGCGGCGCCGGTACCGACATGAG AAGAAGAGACCCCGTGCCGTCAGTGAGCCTGGATATGCACGACCAGACCATGAAGGGGATGAGGGAAACCGAGGGCATCAACACTCACCACCTGCTGCAACAGCATCTGTACAAGGGCAGGAAACAG CACCGGCACAGGTACAGCCGGAGCCACTTCAACGTCAACGAGGACGAGAACGAGGTGCAGGAGATCTTCCAGAGGACCATGAGGACTCGCCTGGAGTCCTTTAAGTCTGCAAAGATGGGCGTCGCTCCACCAAAAACAATTAGCAAGCACTCCAAGAGAGAACAGCAGCAAAAG ATGCCAAATGGAAAATCACTGGACAAAAGTAAAAGCCATTCTGGAGATGAAG ATTTTGAGTTCTCAGAGGGAGACAGTGCCTCTGGCTACGATGCACCAGGCACTTCAATCCCCATGAGGGTCACCTACAGAGCAGGAG CCGGAATTGAGAACCCAGCCTTCATGCCGGACATGGACCCCATGGCTCCGATGCAGATCCCTCCGTGGCTGGCAGAGGCCGAGCTCGACAGCAGCATGGTCGCTCCTTCGCAG
- the LOC118291615 gene encoding sodium/hydrogen exchanger 3 isoform X4 — protein MRRPGYVLLWLSGSVLLMCPVSGVTRVKDKATATHQEPHLRPPESKSSPNETEHAHGSGVTEVPIVNFKWHHVEEPYLIALWILVAGLAKLVIEANHHVTSVIPESGLLICFGFILGGMIWGADKLQTFKLTPTVFFLFLLPQVILDAGYAMPNKLFFSNLGAILVYAIIGTCWNAASLGLSLWGCHKGGAMGDLDIGLLQYLLFGSLIAAVDPVAVIAVFEQVHVNEVLFIMVFGESLLNDGVTVVLFNVFDAFVSLGGSQIDAVEIIKGIVSFFVVAFGGSLLGFVFGLLISLLTRYTKNIQIIEPGFVFVLGYLSYLTAEMLSLSAILSVLFCGICCQKYINANMDEKSVTTVRYVMKVLANGSETIIFVFLGISAIDKSIWVWNTGFILLTLLFIFVYRIIGVFFLTWILNKFRLVPIGFIDQVIMSYGGLRGAVAYGLAVMLDDSKIKEKNLMISTTLIVVYFTVILQGITMKPLVTWLKVKRAKVSELTLIEKVQNKVFDHLLVAIEDISGQIGHNNMRDKWKNFEDKWMTWLLMKPSARKNRDHVFNVFHQLNLKDAMSYVAEGERRGSLEFIRNDTAYVDFKKKLGDEFSEVMPDIMADMSDDRGAGTDMRRDPVPSVSLDMHDQTMKGMRETEGINTHHLLQQHLYKGRKQHRHRYSRSHFNVNEDENEVQEIFQRTMRTRLESFKSAKMGVAPPKTISKHSKREQQQKMPNGKSLDKSKSHSGDEDFEFSEGDSASGYDAPGTSIPMRVTYRAGAGIENPAFMPDMDPMAPMQIPPWLAEAELDSSMVAPSQRAQVRLPWTPSNLRRLAPLRISTRSTDSFMLADTPARQQRGNDDLPPPPPPPPPPPSDRDGGHM, from the exons ATGCGACGCCCCGGATATGTGCTCCTCTGGCTGTCGGGGTCAGTGCTGCTGATGTGCCCCGTCTCAGGGGTCACAAGGGTGAAGGACAAAGCGACGGCAACACACCAAGAACCCCATCTGAGGCCTCCAGAGTCCAAATCCAGCCCGAATGAGACTGAACACGCTCACGGCTCCGGCGTCACGGAAGTGCCCATTGTCAACTTTAAGTGGCACCACGTGGAGGAGCCTTATCTAATTGCACTGTGGATACTGGTGGCCGGTTTGGCTAAGCTGG TCATCGAGGCCAACCACCATGTGACCAGTGTGATCCCAGAGAGCGGCCTGCTCATCTGCTTTGGCTTCATCCTGGGCGGGATGATTTGGGGCGCAGACAAGCTGCAGACGTTCAAACTGACCCCAACGGTGTTCTTCTTATTCCTGCTGCCTCAAGTCATCCTGGACGCGGGCTACGCCATGCCCAACAAGCTCTTCTTCAGCAACCTGGGGGCCATCCTAGTCTACGCCATCATCGGGACCTGCTGGAACGCCGCCAGCTTGGGGCTGTCGCTGTGGGGGTGTCACAAGGGAGGGGCCATGG GTGACCTGGACATCGGCCTGCTGCAGTATCTCCTGTTCGGCAGTCTGATCGCTGCCGTGGACCCCGTGGCCGTCATCGCCGTGTTTGAGCAAGTCCACGTCAACGAGGTCCTCTTCATCATGGTGTTTGGAGAGTCGCTGCTCAACGACGGCGTGACAGTG GTCCTCTTCAATGTATTTGATGCATTTGTGTCACTGGGAGGATCCCAAATTGATGCTGTGGAGATTATTAAAGGAATAG tgtccTTCTTCGTGGTGGCGTTTGGCGGCTCCCTCTTGGGCTTTGTGTTTGGCCTGCTGATCTCTCTTCTGACCAGATACACTAAAAACATCCAGATCATTGAGCCGGGCTTCGTCTTCGTGTTGGGATACCTCTCCTACCTGACTGCTGAGATGCTCTCGCTGTCTGCCATCCTCTC GGTCCTCTTCTGTGGAATATGCTGCCAGAAGTACATCAACGCAAACATGGACGAGAAGTCCGTCACCACAGTTAGATACGTCATGAAGGTTCTGGCCAATGGGTCGGAAACCATCATCTTCGTCTTCCTCGGCATCTCGGCCATAGACAAGTCAATCTGGGTGTGGAACACGggcttcatcctcctcacactcctcttcatctttgtgTATAGAATAATTG GTGTCTTTTTCCTCACCTGGATCCTGAACAAGTTCAGGCTGGTCCCCATAGGGTTCATAGACCAGGTGATCATGAGCTACGGTGGCCTGCGAGGGGCCGTTGCATATGGCCTGGCTGTGATGCTGGACGACAGCAAGATAAAGGAGAAGAACCTGATGATCAGCACCACTCTCATCGTAGTGTACTTCACCGTCATTCTTCAG GGGATAACCATGAAACCTCTGGTCACTTGGCTAAAAGTAAAGAGAGCCAAAGTATCGGAGCTCACACTCATAGAAAAAGTACAGAACAAG GTGTTTGATCACTTGCTTGTTGCCATAGAAGACATATCTGGACAAATCGGACACAACAACATGAGGGACAA GTGGAAGAATTTTGAGGACAAGTGGATGACGTGGCTTCTGATGAAGCCGTCGGCGAGGAAGAACCGCGACCACGTCTTCAACGTCTTCCATCAGCTCAACCTCAAGGATGCTATGAGCTACGTGGCTGAG GGCGAGCGCAGGGGATCTCTGGAGTTCATCCGCAATGACACGGCATACGTCGACTTCAAGAAAAAGTTGGGCGACGAATTCTCGGAGGTGATGCCTGACATCATGGCTGACATGTCGGACGACCGCGGCGCCGGTACCGACATGAG AAGAGACCCCGTGCCGTCAGTGAGCCTGGATATGCACGACCAGACCATGAAGGGGATGAGGGAAACCGAGGGCATCAACACTCACCACCTGCTGCAACAGCATCTGTACAAGGGCAGGAAACAG CACCGGCACAGGTACAGCCGGAGCCACTTCAACGTCAACGAGGACGAGAACGAGGTGCAGGAGATCTTCCAGAGGACCATGAGGACTCGCCTGGAGTCCTTTAAGTCTGCAAAGATGGGCGTCGCTCCACCAAAAACAATTAGCAAGCACTCCAAGAGAGAACAGCAGCAAAAG ATGCCAAATGGAAAATCACTGGACAAAAGTAAAAGCCATTCTGGAGATGAAG ATTTTGAGTTCTCAGAGGGAGACAGTGCCTCTGGCTACGATGCACCAGGCACTTCAATCCCCATGAGGGTCACCTACAGAGCAGGAG CCGGAATTGAGAACCCAGCCTTCATGCCGGACATGGACCCCATGGCTCCGATGCAGATCCCTCCGTGGCTGGCAGAGGCCGAGCTCGACAGCAGCATGGTCGCTCCTTCGCAG
- the LOC118291615 gene encoding sodium/hydrogen exchanger 3 isoform X3: MRRPGYVLLWLSGSVLLMCPVSGVTRVKDKATATHQEPHLRPPESKSSPNETEHAHGSGVTEVPIVNFKWHHVEEPYLIALWILVAGLAKLVIEANHHVTSVIPESGLLICFGFILGGMIWGADKLQTFKLTPTVFFLFLLPQVILDAGYAMPNKLFFSNLGAILVYAIIGTCWNAASLGLSLWGCHKGGAMGDLDIGLLQYLLFGSLIAAVDPVAVIAVFEQVHVNEVLFIMVFGESLLNDGVTVVLFNVFDAFVSLGGSQIDAVEIIKGIVSFFVVAFGGSLLGFVFGLLISLLTRYTKNIQIIEPGFVFVLGYLSYLTAEMLSLSAILSVLFCGICCQKYINANMDEKSVTTVRYVMKVLANGSETIIFVFLGISAIDKSIWVWNTGFILLTLLFIFVYRIIGVFFLTWILNKFRLVPIGFIDQVIMSYGGLRGAVAYGLAVMLDDSKIKEKNLMISTTLIVVYFTVILQGITMKPLVTWLKVKRAKVSELTLIEKVQNKVFDHLLVAIEDISGQIGHNNMRDKWKNFEDKWMTWLLMKPSARKNRDHVFNVFHQLNLKDAMSYVAEGERRGSLEFIRNDTAYVDFKKKLGDEFSEVMPDIMADMSDDRGAGTDMRRRDPVPSVSLDMHDQTMKGMRETEGINTHHLLQQHLYKGRKQHRHRYSRSHFNVNEDENEVQEIFQRTMRTRLESFKSAKMGVAPPKTISKHSKREQQQKMPNGKSLDKSKSHSGDEDFEFSEGDSASGYDAPGTSIPMRVTYRAGAGIENPAFMPDMDPMAPMQIPPWLAEAELDSSMVAPSQRAQVRLPWTPSNLRRLAPLRISTRSTDSFMLADTPARQQRGNDDLPPPPPPPPPPPSDRDGGHM; this comes from the exons ATGCGACGCCCCGGATATGTGCTCCTCTGGCTGTCGGGGTCAGTGCTGCTGATGTGCCCCGTCTCAGGGGTCACAAGGGTGAAGGACAAAGCGACGGCAACACACCAAGAACCCCATCTGAGGCCTCCAGAGTCCAAATCCAGCCCGAATGAGACTGAACACGCTCACGGCTCCGGCGTCACGGAAGTGCCCATTGTCAACTTTAAGTGGCACCACGTGGAGGAGCCTTATCTAATTGCACTGTGGATACTGGTGGCCGGTTTGGCTAAGCTGG TCATCGAGGCCAACCACCATGTGACCAGTGTGATCCCAGAGAGCGGCCTGCTCATCTGCTTTGGCTTCATCCTGGGCGGGATGATTTGGGGCGCAGACAAGCTGCAGACGTTCAAACTGACCCCAACGGTGTTCTTCTTATTCCTGCTGCCTCAAGTCATCCTGGACGCGGGCTACGCCATGCCCAACAAGCTCTTCTTCAGCAACCTGGGGGCCATCCTAGTCTACGCCATCATCGGGACCTGCTGGAACGCCGCCAGCTTGGGGCTGTCGCTGTGGGGGTGTCACAAGGGAGGGGCCATGG GTGACCTGGACATCGGCCTGCTGCAGTATCTCCTGTTCGGCAGTCTGATCGCTGCCGTGGACCCCGTGGCCGTCATCGCCGTGTTTGAGCAAGTCCACGTCAACGAGGTCCTCTTCATCATGGTGTTTGGAGAGTCGCTGCTCAACGACGGCGTGACAGTG GTCCTCTTCAATGTATTTGATGCATTTGTGTCACTGGGAGGATCCCAAATTGATGCTGTGGAGATTATTAAAGGAATAG tgtccTTCTTCGTGGTGGCGTTTGGCGGCTCCCTCTTGGGCTTTGTGTTTGGCCTGCTGATCTCTCTTCTGACCAGATACACTAAAAACATCCAGATCATTGAGCCGGGCTTCGTCTTCGTGTTGGGATACCTCTCCTACCTGACTGCTGAGATGCTCTCGCTGTCTGCCATCCTCTC GGTCCTCTTCTGTGGAATATGCTGCCAGAAGTACATCAACGCAAACATGGACGAGAAGTCCGTCACCACAGTTAGATACGTCATGAAGGTTCTGGCCAATGGGTCGGAAACCATCATCTTCGTCTTCCTCGGCATCTCGGCCATAGACAAGTCAATCTGGGTGTGGAACACGggcttcatcctcctcacactcctcttcatctttgtgTATAGAATAATTG GTGTCTTTTTCCTCACCTGGATCCTGAACAAGTTCAGGCTGGTCCCCATAGGGTTCATAGACCAGGTGATCATGAGCTACGGTGGCCTGCGAGGGGCCGTTGCATATGGCCTGGCTGTGATGCTGGACGACAGCAAGATAAAGGAGAAGAACCTGATGATCAGCACCACTCTCATCGTAGTGTACTTCACCGTCATTCTTCAG GGGATAACCATGAAACCTCTGGTCACTTGGCTAAAAGTAAAGAGAGCCAAAGTATCGGAGCTCACACTCATAGAAAAAGTACAGAACAAG GTGTTTGATCACTTGCTTGTTGCCATAGAAGACATATCTGGACAAATCGGACACAACAACATGAGGGACAA GTGGAAGAATTTTGAGGACAAGTGGATGACGTGGCTTCTGATGAAGCCGTCGGCGAGGAAGAACCGCGACCACGTCTTCAACGTCTTCCATCAGCTCAACCTCAAGGATGCTATGAGCTACGTGGCTGAG GGCGAGCGCAGGGGATCTCTGGAGTTCATCCGCAATGACACGGCATACGTCGACTTCAAGAAAAAGTTGGGCGACGAATTCTCGGAGGTGATGCCTGACATCATGGCTGACATGTCGGACGACCGCGGCGCCGGTACCGACATGAG AAGAAGAGACCCCGTGCCGTCAGTGAGCCTGGATATGCACGACCAGACCATGAAGGGGATGAGGGAAACCGAGGGCATCAACACTCACCACCTGCTGCAACAGCATCTGTACAAGGGCAGGAAACAG CACCGGCACAGGTACAGCCGGAGCCACTTCAACGTCAACGAGGACGAGAACGAGGTGCAGGAGATCTTCCAGAGGACCATGAGGACTCGCCTGGAGTCCTTTAAGTCTGCAAAGATGGGCGTCGCTCCACCAAAAACAATTAGCAAGCACTCCAAGAGAGAACAGCAGCAAAAG ATGCCAAATGGAAAATCACTGGACAAAAGTAAAAGCCATTCTGGAGATGAAG ATTTTGAGTTCTCAGAGGGAGACAGTGCCTCTGGCTACGATGCACCAGGCACTTCAATCCCCATGAGGGTCACCTACAGAGCAGGAG CCGGAATTGAGAACCCAGCCTTCATGCCGGACATGGACCCCATGGCTCCGATGCAGATCCCTCCGTGGCTGGCAGAGGCCGAGCTCGACAGCAGCATGGTCGCTCCTTCGCAG